A window from Thunnus albacares chromosome 19, fThuAlb1.1, whole genome shotgun sequence encodes these proteins:
- the LOC122969993 gene encoding apolipoprotein A-IV-like has protein sequence MKVLVVLALFSVCNANILWQEPPKTSLDMVKDAFWDYVAKATHTAEDSLEKIRQSELGQEVNTKISQSADTVNQYIVTLRTQVAPLTQDFMTQFSQEAEQLKARLEKDLTAVSTTLQPFAEQLVADLQRQVEDLKKEAAPYAESMDPEALKAVLLQKSQELRGELDKKVTELQAQMVPYTEEMKQKLEQSVDEFQKSMMPLAQSFQTQLTQKTQELQQSLTPYGEELKAKLDASTQDLKAQLTALWESFTQKTQ, from the exons ATGAAGGTCCTTGTGGTTCTCGCACTTTTCTCTG TTTGCAATGCCAACATCCTGTGGCAGGAGCCGCCCAAGACCAGTCTGGACATGGTGAAAGATGCCTTCTGGGACTACGTTGCCAAGGCGACACACACTGCTGAGGACTCTCTGGAGAAGATCAGACAGTCTGAGCTGGGACAGGAAGTCAA CACCAAGATCTCTCAGAGCGCTGATACAGTGAACCAGTACATCGTCACTCTGCGTACTCAGGTGGCTCCTCTGACTCAGGACTTCATGACTCAGTTCTCCCAGGAGGCCGAGCAGCTGAAGGCCCGTCTGGAGAAGGATCTGACCGCCGTGAGCACTACCCTGCAGCCCTTTGCCGAGCAGCTGGTGGCTGACCTCCAGAGGCAGGTGGAGGACCTGAAGAAGGAAGCCGCCCCCTACGCAGAGTCCATGGACCCAGAGGCCCTGAAGGCCGTCCTGCTGCAGAAGAGCCAGGAGCTGAGGGGAGAGCTGGATAAGAAAGTGACCGAGCTGCAGGCCCAGATGGTCCCCTACACTGAGGAGATGAAGCAGAAGTTGGAGCAGAGTGTGGATGAGTTTCAGAAGAGCATGATGCCCCTGGCCCAGAGCTTCCAGACCCAGCTGACCCAGAAAACCCAGGAGCTCCAGCAGAGCCTGACTCCCTACGGAGAGGAGCTGAAGGCTAAGCTGGACGCCAGCACTCAGGACCTAAAGGCTCAGCTGACTGCTCTCTGGGAGTCTTTCACTCAGAAGACCCAGTAA